In Lentisphaera araneosa HTCC2155, the genomic window AAAGTAAGCCATTGGATCTAGTCCCCGCAAAAGCATCGAAAAAATCTATACCCGTAGCTCTCGCTGTCTTAACTATCAACAAAAAGCAAGTTCGTCACCCTGTGCAAATCATGAAACATAAAATGGGTGTTGACCTCCACATTGGAACTGAGCTCAAAGAACTAACCTTTAAGGATGATAAATAATGAGTGCTAAAGCGCAAGTTTATCTCTGGTCAATTCTATTAATCACTCTTGGCATTGGCGCTATCGCCTACAAAAGCGTGCAACTCGACATCCCGCTTAGCCAAGGTGAAAAACGCGATGTGTGGGTTGTGGAAGCTTTAATTGAGTTTGAAGCGCAAGACAAGCCCGTCAAAATCAAAGCTGCTTTACCAACCTACTATGCTCAATACGAGTTATTGGAACAACAAGGTTCCTCAAATGGCTATGGATTTTCAACAGAAGAGAGTCCTAATAAAAAGGCTGTTTGGTCTAGCCGTACTCCAACTCCAGGCAAACAAAGCATCTACTACACCTTTAGTATTTTTGATACTAAAGAACTGCAAGACACTTCAGACCGAAACAGGTATAAGTTCGACCAACCCTATTTTGACCCCTCATTTAAGACTGCCGCCCTCTCTTTAGTCGATTCGGCATGGAAAAAATCAGCCGACAACACCACTTTTACTAAAGAAGTTATTCGTCGCTTAAATTTTGCTGACCCAGACCAAAACACCAACTTAGTCAGAAGCTTAATCAAAGGATCTTACACCGAGGCTCACCTAGTACGCGACCTGCTGCTTCTCAAAGATGTACCTGCCACAGTGCTGCGAGGATTAAAACTTGAAGATGGTGTACGTAAAACTACTCCAAGTAACTATTTAGCTTATTTTGACAAGAGTTGGAGCGTCATCAATCACGTTTCCGCTGAAGTGGGTATTCCTGAAGACACGATTTTCTGGGCTCTCACTTCAGTCCTTGAGGTGGAAGGCTGCACAAACTCACGCATCACTTTTTCGACGATAAAAAGTGAACAATCGGCCAAGTCTTTAGCCATCAAAAATAGCCTTGAAGATTCCAACCCGATCATGAGCTTCTCAATTTTCAGTTTACCCCTTGAGTTTCAGGCCGTTTTCAAACTCCTTTTACTCATTCCAGTGGGCACCTTGATTGTTGTGATCATCCGTAACCTTATTGGCCTCTCAACCTCCGGTACTTTCATGCCCGTCTTGCTCGCCATTGCCTTCATCGAAACGACTCTTGTCAAAGGCTTAGTGGTTCTTTTACTGATGATGATTTTAGGCCTTTTGATTCGGACTTACCTCTCGCGAATGAACCTTCTACTCGTCCCTAGGATTTCTGCTGTCGTTATTTGCGTGGTCATCCTCATGGCCTTCATCTCGGTGAGTTCCTACAAAATGGGAATAACTGGTGGCGTTAGTGTGACTTTCTTCCCAATGATTATTATTTCTTGGACGATTGAGAGAACCTCTATTATGTGGGAAGAACATGGCGGTCGAGAAGTAATCGAAAAAATGGGTGGCAGCTTGATCGTATCCATTATTGTTTATTTCGTCATGACCAATAGCTTTGTTAAATACTTCACCTTCACTTTCCCCGAAGTCATGTTGATCATGCTCGCCTTCGTGCTTCTCATCGGTGTATATACTGGTTATAGATTGACTGAGCTCTTCCGTTTTGAACCCCTCTTGAAAGATGAGGACTTAAAACAATGAAATGGGCCTCACCATTTAAACTAAGTGAGAAAGGCATTCTAGGAATGAATGCCCGAAACTTTAGTTATGTCCTCTCTAAAAACAAACGTGAGCTCTATCCATTAGTCGATGATAAAATGGAGACCAAGCGCATCGCTTTGCTCGAGGATTTGAGTGTTCCCGACCTTATTTGCTGCTTGAAGTACAATCACCAAATGAAAGAACTCCATAAAATCCTTAAAACTCAAAAAGAGTTTGTCGTGAAGCCCGCCAAGGGCTGTGCTGGCAAAGGGATTTTAGTCATTGTTGATCGCAATGAAAAAGGTTTTGTCAAAGCTTCTGGCTCAATTGTAAGTTACATTGAATTCGATCGCCATGTGGCGAGCATTCTTACGGGTATGTACTCACTCGGCGGTGTTCCTGATTCCGCCATGTTTGAAAAACTTGTTCATTTTACCGACACATTTAATGGTTACACCTACCAAGGGGTTCCAGATATTCGCGTGATAATCTATCGAGGCTACCCCGTCATGGCTATGACTCGTCTCTCGACAAAAGTATCTGATGGCAAAGCCAACCTTCACCAGGGAGCTGTAGGAGTTGGGCTCGATATTGTCACAGGGAAAGCTATTCAGGCTGTTCAATTTAATAAGCTTGTGACTAAACACCCTGACACAGGCCAATCTTTTGAGGGATTAGCGATTCCTGACTGGGATACTGTCCTCAAACTTTCTGCAAAGAGTTTTGACATTACTGAACTAGGCTACTTAGGTGCTGACATTGTCTTAGACAGAGATCGTGGACCCCTCATTCTAGAACTTAATGCTCGTCCAGGGCTTTCTATCCAGATTGCCAACGGCCATGGCTTAGGTCGTCGCTTGCGCTACATTGATTCCGTCAACAAAAAGCGCCGGAATATCGACGAAAAACTCGCCCTAGTCAAAGAAAAATTTGCGGACTTTAGATAGCTTAGTTTTTGTAATGGCTTTTGCCCATTTTATAGGCTTGCATTTTGCGAGCCTCGCCATCAACTAAATCAGCTAACAAAAGCCCCTCTTGTGGATGAACTAAGCCAGGCACAATCTCTAGCAAGGGCACATAAACAAAATCTCTAGTAAGAATTTCGGGGTGCGGCAGTTGAATATGCTCGGTAGTGACGACTAATGATCCATAGAGAATCAGGTCTAAATCGAGCTTGCGCTCATCATGCTTATGTTCGCCATCTTGGCGACCAAATCTTTGCTCTATACTACGTAAAACACGATACTTGAGGTCATAGGGATCTAAGTCTGTTTCAAAGCGAACAACACCATTAAGAAACTCGTGCTGTCCTTCACTCGTCCCCACTGCACCATTTAAATAAAATTTTGATACCGCAGTAATTTTAAATTCATTTTCTAAGTCGACGAGAGCTGCACTCACGCTATCAAAAGGGTCAATATTTGAACCGATGGCAACATAAGCAGTTTTCATTATCTCTCTCTATAAATTGTGATGGCTACGTTATCCGCCAAGTCAAGCGCTTGGGGTTTATCGATAGTAAGCTCACAAGCCTGCACCAAGCCTCTTGATAAACATTCTTGAGCACAGAGCTCGGCCAATTTCTCAATTAATAAGCATTCAGAGGTCTTTGCGATCTTCGCTAAATCACGATGAAGTGAATCGTAATCAACCGTATGCTGTAAATCATCACTTTCACCTGCTTTTTTTAAATCGAGATAAAGCTTAGCGGAAACAATAAAATCTTGGGGAGTTACGCGCTCTTCGGGGTAAAGCCCCAAGATCGCATTGACGCGAATATTCTGAATATGAATGATATCGAATTTATTTGTCATTGAGGTTCATCTCCTTCAACAAACCAATGCGATTCTGCCAATCTGGCATCACTTTAACAAAGAGACGCAAATCGACAAATTTCTCAAAACTTTTACCCAATTTTGATCTCGATTGACGCTGGATTTCCTGCACCATTTTGCCGCCAGAACCAATGACAATCTGCTTTTGGGACTCACGTTCGACTAAAACTGTGGCTTCAATTTTGATCTTCTTCTCGCGTTCATCCCATTTATCGATCATTACTGCGAGAGAATGAGGTAATTCACTATGAAGAAGTTCTAAAGCACTTTCTCTAATAATATCTTCGCCAATATCTCTCAAAAAGGCATCGGCAATTTGATCATCTGGGTATAAAAAAGGACCTTTGGGAAGAAGTTCTTTAATTAATTCAAGAAGCTCATTCACACCTTCATTATTTAAGGCTGACATGTGATGAATTTTTGGCTTCTCAGAAAAATGCGCTGAGTAATTCGACTCCATCTCGCGTTTCTCTTCGGCACTCGCCTTATCACATTTATTGAGAACAAGAATAGTGGGCTTCCCACCTGCTGCCGCAGCTTTGGCCGCCATTTCATCTTCCATACCAAATTCACGCATGGGATCACAAAGCAAAAGCGTTATGTCATTTTTATCGATGGCACGCTTGATAGTACGATCCATCATTTCGT contains:
- the folB gene encoding dihydroneopterin aldolase → MTNKFDIIHIQNIRVNAILGLYPEERVTPQDFIVSAKLYLDLKKAGESDDLQHTVDYDSLHRDLAKIAKTSECLLIEKLAELCAQECLSRGLVQACELTIDKPQALDLADNVAITIYRER
- the era gene encoding GTPase Era → MLEDYGYGNCGYVAIVGRPNAGKSTFVNQALGYKLAAVSRVPHTTRRRWVGIFTDDDAQIIFSDTPGIHESKNRMDEMMDRTIKRAIDKNDITLLLCDPMREFGMEDEMAAKAAAAGGKPTILVLNKCDKASAEEKREMESNYSAHFSEKPKIHHMSALNNEGVNELLELIKELLPKGPFLYPDDQIADAFLRDIGEDIIRESALELLHSELPHSLAVMIDKWDEREKKIKIEATVLVERESQKQIVIGSGGKMVQEIQRQSRSKLGKSFEKFVDLRLFVKVMPDWQNRIGLLKEMNLNDK
- the folK gene encoding 2-amino-4-hydroxy-6-hydroxymethyldihydropteridine diphosphokinase, encoding MKTAYVAIGSNIDPFDSVSAALVDLENEFKITAVSKFYLNGAVGTSEGQHEFLNGVVRFETDLDPYDLKYRVLRSIEQRFGRQDGEHKHDERKLDLDLILYGSLVVTTEHIQLPHPEILTRDFVYVPLLEIVPGLVHPQEGLLLADLVDGEARKMQAYKMGKSHYKN
- a CDS encoding alpha-L-glutamate ligase-like protein, encoding MKWASPFKLSEKGILGMNARNFSYVLSKNKRELYPLVDDKMETKRIALLEDLSVPDLICCLKYNHQMKELHKILKTQKEFVVKPAKGCAGKGILVIVDRNEKGFVKASGSIVSYIEFDRHVASILTGMYSLGGVPDSAMFEKLVHFTDTFNGYTYQGVPDIRVIIYRGYPVMAMTRLSTKVSDGKANLHQGAVGVGLDIVTGKAIQAVQFNKLVTKHPDTGQSFEGLAIPDWDTVLKLSAKSFDITELGYLGADIVLDRDRGPLILELNARPGLSIQIANGHGLGRRLRYIDSVNKKRRNIDEKLALVKEKFADFR
- a CDS encoding inactive transglutaminase family protein is translated as MSAKAQVYLWSILLITLGIGAIAYKSVQLDIPLSQGEKRDVWVVEALIEFEAQDKPVKIKAALPTYYAQYELLEQQGSSNGYGFSTEESPNKKAVWSSRTPTPGKQSIYYTFSIFDTKELQDTSDRNRYKFDQPYFDPSFKTAALSLVDSAWKKSADNTTFTKEVIRRLNFADPDQNTNLVRSLIKGSYTEAHLVRDLLLLKDVPATVLRGLKLEDGVRKTTPSNYLAYFDKSWSVINHVSAEVGIPEDTIFWALTSVLEVEGCTNSRITFSTIKSEQSAKSLAIKNSLEDSNPIMSFSIFSLPLEFQAVFKLLLLIPVGTLIVVIIRNLIGLSTSGTFMPVLLAIAFIETTLVKGLVVLLLMMILGLLIRTYLSRMNLLLVPRISAVVICVVILMAFISVSSYKMGITGGVSVTFFPMIIISWTIERTSIMWEEHGGREVIEKMGGSLIVSIIVYFVMTNSFVKYFTFTFPEVMLIMLAFVLLIGVYTGYRLTELFRFEPLLKDEDLKQ